A genome region from Natronobeatus ordinarius includes the following:
- a CDS encoding ribose-phosphate diphosphokinase encodes MIVTGSASQALAAALARELEEPLAPVSYDRFPDGELLAAVPGFDADRAVIVASTVSSEAHLELLQLQDAVREAGAEEVVTVLPYMGYGRQDKAFDRGQPISARAVARAISTGADRVLTVNPHEAAVCDFFEPVAETIDAAGRLAEPLPDDLAEPVFLSPDAGAIELAETVRDAYGEGDVDYFEKVRHSGTEVEITPSDVAVEERDVVVVDDIIATGSTMSEAIAVLGERGVSRVFVSCVHPLLVRDAYAKLSSAGVEAIYGTDTIERPASAVSVAPTVATHLE; translated from the coding sequence ATGATCGTCACCGGATCCGCGTCGCAGGCACTCGCTGCGGCGCTCGCACGCGAACTCGAGGAACCGCTGGCTCCCGTCTCCTACGACCGATTTCCTGACGGGGAACTGCTCGCGGCGGTACCGGGATTCGACGCCGACCGCGCCGTAATCGTCGCCTCGACCGTCTCGAGCGAGGCCCACCTCGAACTGCTCCAGCTCCAGGACGCGGTCCGGGAGGCCGGCGCCGAGGAGGTCGTCACCGTGCTCCCGTACATGGGCTACGGCCGCCAGGACAAGGCGTTCGATCGAGGCCAGCCGATCTCCGCGCGGGCGGTCGCACGAGCCATCTCGACCGGTGCAGACCGGGTGCTCACCGTCAATCCGCACGAGGCAGCCGTCTGTGACTTCTTCGAGCCGGTCGCGGAGACGATCGACGCGGCGGGACGCCTCGCCGAGCCGCTCCCCGACGACCTCGCGGAGCCGGTGTTCCTCTCGCCCGACGCCGGCGCGATCGAGCTGGCGGAGACGGTCCGGGACGCCTACGGCGAGGGCGACGTCGACTACTTCGAGAAGGTCCGCCACTCGGGCACCGAGGTGGAGATCACCCCGAGCGACGTCGCCGTCGAGGAACGAGACGTCGTCGTCGTCGACGACATTATCGCGACCGGCTCGACGATGAGCGAGGCCATCGCCGTCCTCGGCGAGCGAGGCGTTTCCCGCGTCTTCGTCTCTTGCGTCCACCCGCTGCTCGTCCGGGACGCCTACGCGAAACTCTCGAGCGCCGGCGTCGAGGCCATCTACGGCACCGACACGATCGAGCGGCCGGCGAGTGCGGTCTCGGTCGCCCCCACGGTCGCCACCCACCTCGAGTGA
- a CDS encoding uracil-DNA glycosylase, producing the protein MPEFPTTRHVVAPDCARCPALVESRERISWGTGDPDADVLVVGEAPGYGDPTADRWRGGNWTGKAYTSRHSGRRIRTMLERVGYADDAYYTNAVKCFPAYPDEPTTNREPTDEERTTCRRHLLAELEVVDPAVVLTTGKHATTTVLEAEDRTLESFLDAVLEPVRCDRLDVWLVPILHPSYQDVWLGRLGYESESYLEAVEATLEACLG; encoded by the coding sequence GTGCCCGAGTTTCCGACGACCCGCCACGTCGTTGCACCCGACTGTGCCCGCTGTCCGGCGCTCGTCGAGTCCCGCGAACGCATCTCCTGGGGGACCGGCGACCCCGACGCGGACGTCCTGGTCGTCGGCGAGGCCCCCGGCTACGGGGACCCGACAGCCGATCGATGGCGAGGCGGCAACTGGACGGGAAAAGCGTACACCTCACGCCACTCCGGCCGCCGGATCCGGACGATGCTCGAGCGGGTCGGCTACGCCGACGACGCCTACTACACGAACGCGGTGAAGTGTTTCCCAGCCTATCCGGACGAGCCGACGACCAACCGCGAGCCCACGGACGAGGAGCGAACGACCTGTCGTCGCCACCTGCTCGCCGAACTCGAGGTGGTCGACCCGGCCGTCGTCCTCACGACGGGAAAACACGCCACGACGACCGTGCTCGAGGCGGAGGATCGGACGCTCGAGAGCTTTCTCGACGCGGTGCTCGAACCGGTCCGGTGTGACCGACTCGACGTCTGGCTCGTGCCGATCCTCCATCCCTCGTATCAGGACGTCTGGCTCGGCCGGCTGGGCTACGAGTCCGAGAGCTACCTCGAGGCGGTCGAAGCGACGCTCGAGGCCTGTCTCGGGTAG
- a CDS encoding globin-coupled sensor protein, whose product MTIRPDDAFGHEGLNAHVDADALLDDIALDAEEIAWRKEFIQFDEEDERRLSDLESLFRDRQNEIADRFYENLTSYDGSLEIMGRSPKGIEALKQTQRAYLVSLATGAYGEEYFRNRARIGKLHELMNMPMKYYVGQYGVYYDLILSEIDERVQRQTVDAIEAWADEELGSKESTSGFVDRFLGGGAGGDEADGLDETLEETVRESIHDGMADILAVLRIVNLDLQVATDTYFESYSRELDQAVERRNALATSVQRDVYAPIEELDDASSSVARSAQTINDLAASQADDMDTIADEVESLSANVQEIAATAESVDQVSTDAESLADSGVEQANAALEELEAVQSVAAELTETVSRLEERTAAIDEVIDRVDKLTERTKVLGTNASVEAKRGENAQGTLEVIASEVQSFAGQTQTDLEAVEREVEEIKAVATETVDRVEETTDRLATGVDRVDDAVLDFEAIHDATEHTSEGIDDVATAAADQASSAEAIYRTIQQSAQKADRVSGETESVAAATEEQTVKLSEIARSVGTLTSIDDVERRPVYER is encoded by the coding sequence ATGACAATACGACCGGACGACGCCTTCGGCCACGAGGGGTTGAACGCGCACGTCGACGCCGATGCACTCCTCGACGACATCGCACTCGACGCCGAAGAGATCGCGTGGCGGAAGGAATTCATCCAGTTCGACGAGGAGGACGAGCGTCGACTCTCGGATCTCGAGTCGCTGTTCCGGGATCGCCAGAACGAGATCGCCGATCGGTTCTACGAGAACCTGACGAGCTACGATGGCTCGCTCGAGATCATGGGCCGGTCGCCGAAGGGGATCGAGGCGTTGAAACAGACCCAGCGTGCGTACCTCGTCTCGCTCGCGACGGGTGCCTACGGCGAGGAGTACTTCCGGAATCGGGCTCGGATCGGGAAACTGCACGAGCTGATGAACATGCCGATGAAGTACTACGTCGGCCAGTACGGCGTCTACTACGATCTCATCCTCTCTGAAATCGACGAGCGGGTCCAACGCCAGACGGTCGACGCGATCGAAGCGTGGGCCGACGAGGAACTGGGATCGAAGGAGTCGACATCGGGGTTCGTCGATCGGTTCCTCGGCGGGGGAGCCGGGGGTGACGAGGCCGACGGGCTCGACGAGACGCTCGAGGAGACGGTCCGGGAGTCGATTCACGACGGAATGGCCGACATTCTCGCCGTGCTCCGGATCGTCAACCTCGATCTGCAGGTCGCCACGGACACGTACTTCGAGAGCTACAGCCGAGAGCTCGATCAGGCGGTCGAGCGACGGAACGCCCTTGCCACTTCGGTTCAGCGCGACGTGTACGCGCCGATCGAGGAGCTCGACGACGCGTCGTCGTCGGTCGCTCGAAGCGCACAGACGATCAACGACCTCGCAGCGAGTCAGGCCGACGACATGGACACGATCGCCGACGAGGTCGAGTCGCTGAGTGCGAACGTTCAGGAGATCGCCGCAACCGCCGAGTCGGTCGACCAGGTGAGCACCGACGCCGAATCCCTGGCGGACAGCGGGGTCGAACAGGCGAACGCGGCGCTCGAGGAGCTAGAGGCGGTCCAGTCGGTGGCAGCCGAACTCACCGAGACCGTCTCCCGCCTCGAGGAGCGAACGGCAGCCATCGACGAGGTGATCGATCGCGTCGACAAACTCACCGAGCGGACGAAGGTGCTGGGGACGAACGCCTCCGTCGAAGCCAAGCGCGGTGAGAACGCCCAGGGGACGCTCGAGGTCATCGCGAGCGAGGTGCAGTCGTTCGCCGGCCAGACCCAGACGGATCTGGAGGCCGTCGAGCGGGAGGTCGAGGAGATCAAGGCGGTGGCGACCGAGACCGTCGACCGGGTCGAGGAGACGACCGACCGGCTGGCGACGGGCGTCGACCGAGTCGACGACGCGGTGCTTGACTTCGAAGCCATCCACGACGCGACCGAGCACACGTCGGAGGGGATCGACGACGTCGCGACCGCGGCGGCCGACCAGGCGAGCAGCGCCGAGGCAATCTACCGAACGATTCAGCAGTCGGCGCAGAAGGCCGACCGCGTCTCCGGAGAAACGGAGTCGGTCGCCGCGGCGACCGAAGAACAGACGGTAAAGCTCTCGGAGATCGCCCGCTCCGTGGGAACGCTCACCTCCATCGACGACGTCGAGCGCCGGCCCGTGTACGAACGGTAA
- the bluB gene encoding 5,6-dimethylbenzimidazole synthase has translation MVAFSDDEIRAVYETIYARRDVRRFRGEPIPDDALERIVDAAHHAPSVGFSQPWDFVVIRDEGTKAEIAAIASRAIEAASVAYEESRREAFGRLKLEGIEDAPVNVCVTCDPTRGEPHVLGRSSMRRTDVYSTCLAVQNLWLAARAEGIGVGWVSFLYPSEVREVLGIPPHVKPIAYLCVGYPETFPDEPILQTEGWRDRLDLEELVHLERWAGAETHPRKELGVDERESNPSA, from the coding sequence ATGGTTGCGTTTAGCGACGACGAGATTCGGGCGGTCTACGAGACGATCTACGCTCGCCGGGACGTTCGTCGGTTTCGTGGCGAGCCAATTCCCGACGACGCGCTCGAGCGAATCGTCGACGCCGCCCACCACGCCCCGAGCGTCGGCTTCTCTCAGCCCTGGGATTTCGTCGTGATCCGCGACGAAGGGACGAAAGCCGAAATCGCGGCGATCGCCTCCCGGGCGATCGAGGCCGCGTCGGTCGCCTACGAGGAATCCAGACGCGAAGCGTTCGGACGGCTGAAACTCGAGGGGATCGAGGACGCGCCGGTGAACGTCTGTGTGACCTGCGATCCGACCCGCGGGGAGCCCCACGTGCTCGGTCGAAGCTCGATGCGCCGGACGGACGTCTACTCGACGTGCCTCGCGGTCCAGAACCTCTGGCTCGCCGCCCGCGCCGAGGGGATCGGCGTCGGCTGGGTGAGTTTTCTCTACCCGTCGGAAGTCAGGGAGGTGCTGGGGATACCGCCACACGTCAAGCCGATCGCCTATCTCTGCGTCGGCTACCCCGAGACGTTTCCCGACGAGCCGATCCTCCAGACCGAAGGCTGGCGCGACCGACTCGACCTCGAAGAGCTCGTCCATCTCGAGCGGTGGGCTGGCGCGGAGACGCACCCCCGCAAGGAACTCGGCGTCGACGAACGCGAGTCGAACCCGTCTGCCTAA
- a CDS encoding HVO_0234 family beta-propeller protein, translating to MDSIEEKRVYDERDGATAVYVASATGLCRVRVSDDAVGAFGLVERCASRDVAARAGELAVATDEDVLVTERPAAPNGVETDVALEETGFGPAVAVGYDDDVLVAAAPDGRVARWEADEWVFLERRSSADVRAIDGDLVATADGVVRHWGGSLEPAGLSAVRDVSVAGVPLAATDDGLYKLGNGWMRERSGPFDVVAADPRSSPGELERAHAAAGNTLYEHDDGEWLECERADAAIVGVGYGETIYAVTEDGTFLAVGDAGWRSHSLGVVDASGLSVSRARETDRV from the coding sequence ATGGATTCGATCGAAGAAAAACGCGTCTACGACGAGCGAGACGGGGCGACCGCGGTGTACGTCGCCAGTGCGACCGGGCTCTGTCGGGTCCGCGTCTCCGACGACGCCGTCGGAGCGTTCGGGCTCGTCGAGCGCTGTGCCAGCCGAGACGTCGCCGCGAGAGCCGGCGAACTGGCGGTCGCGACGGACGAGGACGTGCTCGTGACCGAACGGCCGGCAGCTCCGAACGGCGTCGAAACCGACGTGGCGCTCGAGGAGACCGGATTCGGCCCCGCAGTCGCCGTCGGCTACGACGACGACGTGCTCGTGGCCGCCGCCCCCGACGGACGCGTGGCCCGGTGGGAAGCAGACGAGTGGGTGTTCCTCGAGCGACGCTCGAGCGCAGACGTCAGGGCGATCGACGGCGACCTGGTCGCCACGGCTGACGGGGTCGTTCGTCACTGGGGCGGGTCGCTCGAGCCCGCCGGTCTCTCGGCCGTTCGCGACGTCTCGGTGGCGGGCGTGCCGCTCGCAGCGACCGACGACGGCCTGTACAAGCTGGGTAACGGCTGGATGCGAGAGCGTTCGGGCCCGTTCGACGTCGTCGCAGCCGACCCCCGATCGAGCCCCGGCGAACTCGAGCGTGCCCACGCAGCCGCCGGCAACACGCTGTACGAGCACGACGACGGCGAGTGGCTCGAGTGCGAGCGCGCGGACGCCGCGATCGTCGGCGTCGGTTACGGCGAGACGATCTACGCCGTGACCGAGGACGGCACGTTCCTCGCGGTCGGCGATGCCGGGTGGCGATCGCACTCGCTTGGCGTCGTCGACGCGTCGGGACTCTCCGTCTCGAGGGCGCGCGAGACCGACCGCGTCTGA
- a CDS encoding type 1 glutamine amidotransferase domain-containing protein: MPAALFVVSEEGYWGEECIVPLERLTEAGVEVTVATPTGSPPVIDERSVDPAQVGAKEAERLRTVHETDDRLTDPIPIAEARADDYDTVVFPGGHGTVWDVNQDRHARELLRQTLEGDGTALVICHAVGLLAFARDRHGAFLVTGRAVTGFPNEWEADIVDETDRLPDGRKLPYWVEDEVKAAGGEWDAELDADVSVTVDGDLITARGPGSSRVAAETLLEEL; encoded by the coding sequence ATGCCCGCTGCACTGTTCGTCGTCAGCGAGGAAGGCTACTGGGGAGAAGAGTGTATCGTGCCCCTCGAGCGACTCACCGAGGCGGGCGTCGAGGTGACGGTCGCGACGCCGACCGGTTCGCCGCCCGTGATCGACGAGCGGTCGGTCGATCCGGCCCAGGTCGGTGCGAAAGAAGCCGAGCGCCTCCGGACGGTTCACGAGACGGACGACCGACTGACCGATCCGATCCCGATCGCCGAGGCTCGCGCCGACGACTACGACACCGTCGTCTTTCCCGGTGGGCACGGCACCGTCTGGGACGTCAACCAGGACCGTCACGCTCGCGAACTGCTGCGCCAGACCCTGGAGGGCGACGGCACGGCGCTCGTGATCTGTCACGCCGTCGGGCTCCTCGCGTTCGCCCGGGACCGCCACGGGGCGTTCCTCGTCACCGGCCGCGCGGTTACCGGCTTCCCGAACGAGTGGGAAGCAGACATCGTCGACGAGACCGACCGACTGCCAGACGGGCGGAAACTCCCCTACTGGGTCGAAGACGAGGTGAAAGCGGCGGGCGGCGAGTGGGACGCCGAACTCGACGCCGACGTGAGCGTCACCGTCGACGGCGACCTGATCACCGCCCGAGGACCGGGCTCTTCGCGTGTGGCTGCAGAGACGTTGCTCGAGGAGCTGTAG
- the ileS gene encoding isoleucine--tRNA ligase, with product MSRFDEVDDQYDPHALEAAVFEYWEDVDAYERTVQHRADAEPYFFVDGPPYTSGAAHLGTTWNKTLKDVYIRYLRMQGYDVTDRPGYDMHGLPIETKVEEELGFENKKDIEDFGEDAFIAACKEFAEENLEAMQEDFKSFGVWMDWDDPYRTLDPEYMEAAWWGFAKAADRGLVEQGKRSISWCPRCETGLANNEVEYEDVEDPSVYVKFDLTEREGSIVIWTTTPWTIPANTFVAVDPEGEYVGVRAEKNGEEELLYVSEAKHEEVLKEGRYEEYEVVEELTGEDLIGWSYEHPLAEQVPDHVDGEGTLEVYAGDYVDTHGDGTGLVHSAPGHGEEDFERGQELGFEAFCPVGDDGTYTEAGGKYAGQFVKDADEEIIADLEDEGAMLASVTTTHSYGHCWRCDTGIIQVVTDQWFITITDVKDELLENIEDSEWYPDWARDSRFRDFVEDAPDWNVSRQRYWGIPIPIWIPESWTGDMDDVIVVGTREELAERVDQEIDPETVDIHKDTVDGLTITEDGTTYSRIPDVFDVWLDSSVASWGTLNYPEDDSRFDELWPADFILEAHDQTRGWFWSQLGMGTAAMGEVPYDKVLMHGHALDEDGRKMSKSVGNVVEPGEAISRHGADAMRMFLLAANPQGDDMRFSWDGMRTMENHLRTLWNVFRFPLPYMDLDGFDPAEADLEAVDDHLELVDEWVLARLQSTKVEMTEAMDEFRQDKALEALLDFLVEDVSRFYVQAVRERMWEESDSPSKRATYTTMAHVLREVVVLLAPFAPFVSEEIYGTLTGESRHPTVHMEDWPAVESYWEDEELEVDVSFLRAIEEAGANARQQAGRKLRWPVPRVVVAADDERVVDAVSRHEALLKDRLNAREVELVSPDQQWGELAYSAEADMSKLGPAFGGRAGEVMTALNETRIEEPTLESLEAAVNDALAEPVELEAEMVSFVTETPDSVAGTAFGLNGDDRGVVYVDASLTDDIESEGYAREVIRRVQEMRKELDLDVEERIALELEVDDDRIAELVAEREDLIREEVRADELGTVEDGHRKEWDVEGIDVELAISPLAESTA from the coding sequence ATGAGCAGGTTCGACGAGGTCGACGACCAGTACGACCCGCACGCGCTCGAGGCGGCGGTTTTCGAGTACTGGGAGGACGTCGACGCCTACGAGCGGACCGTACAGCATCGGGCGGACGCCGAGCCGTACTTCTTCGTCGACGGCCCGCCGTACACCTCCGGGGCGGCCCACCTGGGAACGACCTGGAACAAGACGCTCAAGGACGTCTACATCCGGTATCTCCGAATGCAGGGGTACGACGTCACCGATCGGCCGGGCTACGACATGCACGGGCTGCCCATCGAGACGAAAGTCGAGGAAGAACTCGGCTTCGAGAACAAAAAGGACATCGAGGACTTCGGCGAGGACGCGTTCATCGCAGCCTGCAAGGAGTTCGCCGAGGAGAACCTCGAGGCCATGCAGGAGGATTTCAAGTCCTTCGGCGTCTGGATGGACTGGGACGACCCCTACAGGACGCTGGATCCGGAGTACATGGAGGCCGCCTGGTGGGGCTTTGCCAAGGCGGCCGACCGCGGCCTCGTCGAGCAGGGCAAGCGGTCGATCTCGTGGTGTCCCCGGTGTGAGACCGGGCTGGCGAACAACGAGGTCGAGTACGAGGACGTCGAGGACCCCTCGGTTTACGTCAAATTCGACCTCACAGAGCGCGAGGGATCGATCGTCATCTGGACGACCACGCCGTGGACGATCCCGGCGAACACGTTCGTCGCCGTCGATCCCGAGGGCGAGTACGTCGGCGTCCGTGCGGAGAAAAACGGCGAAGAGGAACTGCTCTACGTCTCCGAGGCCAAACACGAGGAGGTCCTCAAGGAAGGACGCTACGAGGAGTACGAGGTCGTCGAAGAACTTACTGGCGAGGACCTCATCGGCTGGTCCTACGAGCACCCACTCGCCGAGCAGGTCCCCGACCACGTCGACGGCGAGGGCACCCTCGAGGTCTACGCCGGCGACTACGTCGACACCCACGGCGACGGCACCGGGCTGGTCCACTCCGCACCCGGCCACGGTGAGGAGGACTTCGAGCGCGGTCAGGAGCTCGGTTTCGAGGCGTTCTGTCCCGTCGGCGACGACGGCACCTACACCGAGGCCGGTGGCAAGTACGCCGGTCAGTTCGTCAAGGACGCAGACGAGGAGATCATCGCCGACCTCGAGGACGAGGGTGCGATGCTCGCCTCCGTGACCACTACCCACAGCTACGGCCACTGCTGGCGCTGTGACACGGGCATTATCCAGGTCGTCACCGACCAGTGGTTCATCACGATCACGGACGTCAAAGACGAACTCCTCGAGAACATCGAGGACAGCGAGTGGTATCCCGACTGGGCGCGTGACAGCCGCTTCCGGGATTTCGTCGAGGACGCTCCCGACTGGAACGTCTCCCGGCAGCGCTACTGGGGCATCCCGATCCCGATCTGGATTCCTGAAAGCTGGACCGGCGACATGGACGACGTGATCGTCGTCGGCACGCGAGAAGAGCTCGCCGAGCGCGTCGACCAGGAGATTGACCCCGAGACGGTCGACATCCACAAGGACACCGTCGACGGGCTGACGATCACCGAGGACGGGACGACCTACAGCCGCATCCCCGACGTCTTCGACGTCTGGCTCGACTCTTCGGTCGCCTCCTGGGGCACGCTCAACTACCCCGAAGACGACAGCCGCTTCGACGAGCTCTGGCCCGCCGACTTCATCCTCGAAGCTCACGACCAGACTCGCGGCTGGTTCTGGTCCCAGCTGGGGATGGGCACCGCTGCGATGGGCGAGGTCCCCTACGACAAGGTGCTCATGCACGGCCACGCACTGGACGAGGACGGTCGGAAGATGTCCAAGTCGGTCGGCAACGTCGTCGAACCCGGCGAGGCCATTTCCCGCCACGGCGCCGACGCCATGCGCATGTTCCTGCTCGCTGCGAACCCACAGGGCGACGACATGCGCTTCTCGTGGGACGGCATGCGGACGATGGAGAACCACCTCCGGACGCTGTGGAACGTCTTCCGCTTCCCGCTGCCGTACATGGACCTCGACGGCTTCGACCCCGCCGAGGCGGACCTCGAGGCGGTGGATGACCACCTCGAACTCGTCGACGAGTGGGTGCTCGCTCGCCTGCAGTCGACGAAGGTTGAGATGACCGAGGCGATGGATGAATTCCGCCAGGACAAAGCGCTCGAGGCCCTCCTCGACTTCCTCGTCGAGGACGTCTCGCGCTTTTACGTCCAGGCGGTTCGCGAACGCATGTGGGAGGAGAGCGACAGCCCGAGCAAACGGGCCACCTACACGACGATGGCCCACGTCCTGCGCGAGGTCGTCGTCCTGCTCGCACCCTTTGCGCCCTTCGTCAGCGAGGAGATCTACGGCACGCTCACCGGCGAGTCACGCCATCCGACGGTCCACATGGAAGACTGGCCCGCTGTCGAATCGTACTGGGAAGACGAGGAACTCGAGGTAGACGTCTCGTTCCTGCGCGCCATCGAGGAAGCCGGCGCGAACGCCCGCCAGCAGGCCGGGCGAAAGCTGCGCTGGCCCGTCCCGCGGGTGGTCGTCGCCGCCGACGACGAACGCGTCGTCGACGCCGTGTCCCGCCACGAGGCGCTCCTGAAAGACCGCCTCAACGCCCGCGAGGTCGAACTCGTCTCCCCCGACCAGCAGTGGGGCGAACTCGCCTACAGCGCCGAAGCCGACATGAGCAAACTCGGCCCCGCATTCGGTGGGCGCGCCGGCGAGGTCATGACCGCGCTCAACGAGACCCGGATCGAAGAGCCGACCCTCGAGTCGCTCGAGGCGGCCGTAAACGACGCGCTCGCCGAGCCGGTCGAACTCGAGGCGGAGATGGTCTCGTTCGTCACCGAGACGCCCGACAGCGTCGCCGGCACCGCCTTCGGCCTGAACGGCGACGACCGCGGCGTCGTCTACGTCGACGCCTCGCTCACCGACGACATCGAGAGCGAGGGCTACGCCCGAGAGGTCATCCGCCGCGTCCAGGAGATGCGCAAAGAGCTCGACTTAGACGTCGAAGAGCGGATCGCACTCGAGCTCGAGGTCGACGACGACCGGATCGCCGAGCTGGTCGCCGAGCGCGAGGACCTGATCCGCGAGGAAGTGCGTGCCGACGAGCTCGGGACCGTCGAGGACGGCCACCGCAAGGAGTGGGACGTCGAAGGCATCGACGTCGAACTCGCCATCTCGCCGCTGGCCGAGTCGACGGCCTGA
- a CDS encoding site-2 protease family protein: protein MLGTLLWIGVGVVAFSVVGWVLEARGRLPDWIDATGPLVTLETRSGLGVLDGLAGPRYRRPWRAWTNGGVIVSLSLVVGTFALVLIAGYAATTTDAASEVAQPRNALAIPGVNDFLPLSAAPEIVFGLFVGLFVHEFGHGLLARIEDVGVESAGLIFLTVVPFGAFVGLSEADERAASTRSRNRIYAAGIANNLALAALTLALLVALVSTSIVAIPGFAVGGVAPGTPAEEAGLERGDVITAVDGAPIDGDDDLRSALAGANRTVDLAVEGDRDGTETVSLERSVVVAGSLAADNSVDAGPASLEPGDVITAVDGSPVHTEREFADALANDTHATLKTDDGETTIVAGVAVAAVADDGPLAAAGASEPDDSESLVLTHLDGERLVGADDLFDALAASDPGETVTLEAIVDGERRTYDVTLGERDGAAFVGVTPIAGTAGITVTDFGAAAHPSDQHLAILRGEPAADGLGSSALERVLAIAFLPFAGAIGGLSTANFAGFVGTTANVYAVTGALSSLGSGVFVIANLLYWTWWLSLLLGVFNCIPFYPLDGAKLLRTSLEGGCSRLSIPRPETVGTVGMTLASVLVLVAIGLVFVGPVLFG from the coding sequence ATGCTGGGAACGTTGCTCTGGATCGGCGTCGGCGTCGTGGCCTTCTCCGTCGTCGGCTGGGTGCTCGAGGCTCGTGGTCGGCTGCCCGACTGGATCGACGCGACGGGGCCACTGGTCACACTCGAGACTCGAAGCGGACTCGGGGTGCTCGACGGACTCGCAGGGCCCCGGTACCGTCGGCCGTGGCGAGCGTGGACCAACGGCGGCGTGATCGTCTCGCTCTCGCTGGTAGTGGGGACGTTCGCGCTCGTCCTGATCGCAGGCTACGCCGCGACGACGACCGATGCCGCGAGCGAGGTGGCCCAGCCTCGAAACGCGCTGGCGATCCCCGGCGTCAACGACTTCCTGCCGCTGTCGGCGGCGCCAGAGATCGTCTTCGGCCTCTTCGTTGGCCTGTTCGTCCACGAGTTCGGCCACGGCCTGCTCGCCCGCATCGAAGACGTCGGCGTCGAGTCGGCGGGCCTGATCTTTCTGACTGTCGTTCCCTTCGGAGCGTTCGTCGGACTCAGTGAGGCGGACGAGCGCGCCGCCTCGACGCGGAGTCGAAACCGGATCTACGCGGCGGGCATCGCGAACAACCTCGCGCTGGCGGCTCTCACGCTCGCCTTGCTCGTCGCGCTCGTCTCGACGTCGATCGTCGCGATCCCCGGCTTCGCGGTCGGCGGCGTCGCGCCCGGCACGCCCGCCGAGGAGGCCGGCCTCGAGCGTGGCGACGTGATCACCGCCGTCGACGGCGCCCCCATCGACGGCGACGACGACCTCCGTTCGGCTCTCGCCGGTGCCAACCGAACGGTCGACCTCGCGGTCGAAGGCGACCGGGACGGCACCGAGACGGTGTCCCTCGAGCGGTCGGTCGTCGTGGCCGGCTCGCTGGCAGCCGACAACTCAGTCGACGCCGGCCCGGCCTCGCTCGAACCCGGCGACGTGATCACCGCCGTCGACGGGTCGCCCGTCCACACCGAACGCGAGTTCGCCGACGCACTCGCGAACGACACGCACGCGACCCTCAAGACGGACGACGGCGAGACGACGATCGTCGCCGGGGTCGCCGTCGCGGCGGTGGCCGACGACGGACCGCTCGCAGCCGCCGGCGCCTCCGAACCGGACGACTCCGAATCGCTCGTCCTCACACACCTCGACGGCGAGCGACTCGTCGGTGCCGACGACCTCTTCGACGCCCTCGCCGCGTCCGACCCGGGCGAGACCGTCACGCTCGAGGCGATCGTCGACGGCGAACGTCGAACGTACGACGTGACCCTCGGCGAGCGCGACGGCGCGGCGTTCGTCGGCGTCACGCCCATCGCGGGGACGGCCGGGATCACGGTGACCGACTTCGGGGCAGCTGCCCATCCGAGCGACCAGCACCTCGCGATCCTCCGCGGTGAACCCGCCGCCGACGGCCTCGGCTCGTCGGCACTCGAGCGCGTGCTGGCGATCGCCTTCCTCCCGTTCGCAGGCGCGATCGGGGGCCTCTCGACGGCGAACTTCGCCGGCTTCGTCGGCACCACCGCCAACGTCTACGCCGTCACGGGGGCACTCTCGTCTCTCGGCAGCGGCGTCTTCGTCATCGCGAACCTGCTGTACTGGACGTGGTGGCTCAGCCTGTTGCTCGGCGTCTTCAACTGCATCCCGTTTTACCCACTCGACGGGGCGAAGCTCCTGCGGACGTCCCTCGAGGGCGGTTGCTCGCGGCTCTCGATTCCCCGTCCGGAGACGGTCGGCACCGTCGGGATGACGCTCGCCAGCGTGCTCGTCCTCGTCGCGATCGGGCTCGTGTTCGTGGGACCGGTGCTGTTCGGCTGA